The Vibrio echinoideorum genome includes a region encoding these proteins:
- a CDS encoding YijD family membrane protein, translating into MSNENNTVNRGSERKTLVLAVVAGVCGDALLSWVTMSEVGFSIFPLIALVLAVQALYQEYLTNPVSEDIPLVGLACFFVGAFGHSAFVKAQHPDAGSNFFAIIVAMLLLGWVGKKLGFIGKTA; encoded by the coding sequence ATGTCGAATGAAAATAATACTGTAAACCGTGGTTCTGAAAGAAAGACACTCGTACTTGCTGTTGTTGCAGGTGTGTGTGGTGATGCATTGTTATCTTGGGTAACAATGAGCGAAGTGGGCTTCTCTATTTTCCCTCTTATTGCTTTAGTTTTGGCTGTACAAGCGCTTTACCAAGAATACCTAACGAATCCAGTATCTGAAGATATTCCGCTGGTAGGTTTAGCTTGTTTCTTTGTTGGTGCATTTGGTCACTCGGCTTTTGTTAAAGCTCAACACCCTGATGCAGGTTCAAACTTCTTTGCGATTATTGTCGCGATGCTGCTTCTCGGTTGGGTCGGTAAGAAGCTAGGCTTTATCGGTAAAACCGCTTAA
- the trmA gene encoding tRNA (uridine(54)-C5)-methyltransferase TrmA, producing MANLDVNPQRYQEQLTEKTERLTEMFSQYNVPELEVYESPEQHYRMRAEFRVWHEGDDMYYVMFNQETKEKYRVDQFPAASRLINDLMPLLTDAMKENHSLRHKLFQVDFLSTLSGEILVSLLYHRQLGEQWIQDAKALKQKLNDEGFNLNLIGRARKMKIVLDRDYVIEKLDVNGDSYIYQQVENSFTQPNGKVAEKMLEWAVDCTQDSKGDLLELYCGNGNFSLALAQNFERVLATELAKPSVESAQYNIAANKIDNVQIIRMSAEDFTVAMEGKREFRRLQQANIDLKSYNCNTIFVDPPRSGMDVDTCKMVQGYERIMYISCNPETLKENLDILSETHDITRFALFDQFPYTHHMEAGVFLERKA from the coding sequence ATGGCGAATTTAGATGTAAACCCGCAACGCTACCAAGAACAACTGACAGAAAAGACCGAACGTCTTACTGAAATGTTCTCACAATACAATGTGCCTGAGCTGGAAGTGTATGAATCACCAGAACAACACTACCGCATGCGTGCTGAGTTCCGCGTGTGGCATGAAGGTGACGATATGTATTACGTCATGTTCAATCAAGAAACCAAAGAAAAATATCGTGTAGACCAGTTCCCTGCAGCTAGCCGTCTTATCAACGACTTAATGCCTCTATTAACAGATGCAATGAAAGAGAACCATTCTCTACGTCACAAGCTATTCCAAGTCGATTTTCTATCTACATTAAGTGGTGAAATCTTAGTATCACTCCTTTACCACCGTCAATTAGGTGAGCAATGGATTCAAGATGCCAAAGCACTTAAACAGAAACTAAACGATGAAGGTTTTAACCTAAACCTTATTGGTCGTGCACGTAAGATGAAAATCGTACTGGATCGCGACTACGTCATTGAAAAGCTAGACGTGAATGGTGATAGCTACATCTACCAACAAGTAGAAAATAGCTTTACTCAGCCAAACGGCAAAGTAGCAGAAAAAATGCTGGAGTGGGCTGTCGACTGTACTCAAGACAGCAAAGGTGACTTACTAGAGCTTTACTGTGGTAACGGTAACTTCTCATTAGCACTGGCACAAAACTTTGAGCGTGTACTTGCAACAGAGCTAGCGAAGCCATCCGTAGAGTCTGCGCAATACAACATTGCGGCCAACAAGATTGATAATGTTCAGATCATTCGTATGTCTGCAGAAGATTTTACTGTAGCAATGGAAGGTAAGCGTGAATTCCGCCGCCTGCAACAAGCAAACATCGATCTGAAGAGCTACAACTGCAACACTATCTTTGTTGATCCACCGCGTTCAGGTATGGATGTTGATACTTGTAAGATGGTGCAAGGCTATGAGCGTATCATGTACATCTCTTGTAACCCTGAGACATTGAAAGAGAACCTAGACATTCTAAGCGAAACACACGACATCACTCGTTTTGCTCTATTTGACCAGTTCCCTTATACGCACCACATGGAAGCCGGTGTATTCCTAGAGCGTAAAGCGTAA
- the btuB gene encoding TonB-dependent vitamin B12 receptor, with the protein MNKSLLAVAVASLLSPISNLHAQEASADETMVVTANRFEQSATATLTDVEVVTRQDFQRTQAKTIPDVLRRLTGIQITQNGGRGQLASIFVRGTSSDQVLVLVDGVRFARAAKGAVDFNQIPLSYVQRIEYVRGARASLYGSEAIGGVINIITIARATDESTTLSAGLGSLDYQELSLASGVATSENGQLNLAISHESDEGYNVKPVPGLNDGDRHGFETLNGLIGYTHKLNEEFSVFGNVRAYENISLYDNTYSTRSYMESEKDDLSVSIGGTYQGSQLRSEMQATVQSQDSWNYQFGESKTSGTQDELEQSNVQWINSYKLNKNVVLAGGVDWRDESYVDKNANKTFDRSNLAVFGLSSVTVDSATLEASARVDDNEEFGTETTYNVGAGYQFIPEFGMKASYGTAFKAPNLYQQYDPSYGTQDLKPEESDAIEVGFYGLVKDVYWTLTGYDYKITNLIDYHPTTYKYINVDGETHIQGIELTAEFDTGIVQHQLSADYKDAEGDDGKQLQRRAKELYKWNALVAFDVVDWSISYQYVGKRPDVDYGTWPYSDVTLPSYSLVDTAVSYYANENTTISARVDNLLDEDYETALGYPAAERAYYLNVAYQF; encoded by the coding sequence ATGAACAAATCCCTTTTAGCGGTTGCTGTAGCATCGCTACTTTCACCTATCTCCAATTTACACGCCCAAGAAGCATCTGCTGACGAAACCATGGTGGTTACGGCTAACCGTTTTGAGCAGTCTGCCACGGCGACATTAACTGATGTTGAAGTTGTCACTCGCCAAGATTTTCAAAGAACACAAGCTAAAACAATCCCAGATGTGTTGAGAAGATTAACAGGGATCCAGATTACTCAAAATGGTGGTAGAGGACAGCTCGCTTCTATATTTGTTCGCGGAACAAGTTCTGATCAAGTCCTCGTTTTAGTTGATGGTGTTCGTTTTGCTCGTGCAGCAAAAGGTGCAGTCGATTTCAACCAAATCCCATTGAGTTATGTTCAGAGGATCGAGTATGTAAGAGGAGCTCGAGCTTCTTTATATGGTTCTGAAGCAATTGGTGGTGTAATCAACATTATTACGATTGCTCGTGCGACGGATGAATCAACAACATTGAGTGCTGGTTTGGGTAGCTTAGATTATCAAGAACTTAGTCTAGCATCCGGCGTTGCGACTTCTGAAAATGGTCAGTTAAACCTTGCTATTAGTCATGAAAGCGATGAAGGCTACAATGTTAAGCCCGTACCTGGCTTAAATGATGGCGACCGCCATGGCTTCGAAACGTTGAATGGTTTGATTGGTTATACCCACAAGTTGAATGAAGAATTCAGTGTATTTGGTAATGTTCGTGCCTATGAGAATATTTCCCTGTATGACAATACATATAGTACACGCAGTTATATGGAGTCTGAAAAAGACGATTTATCAGTGTCGATTGGTGGTACTTATCAAGGCAGCCAATTACGCTCTGAGATGCAAGCTACAGTACAAAGCCAAGATTCTTGGAACTATCAATTTGGTGAAAGCAAAACATCTGGAACTCAAGACGAATTAGAACAAAGCAATGTTCAGTGGATTAATAGCTATAAATTAAACAAGAATGTTGTGTTAGCTGGTGGCGTTGATTGGCGCGATGAGTCATATGTAGATAAGAATGCGAATAAAACATTCGACCGTTCTAACTTGGCAGTATTCGGCCTATCTTCAGTCACTGTTGATTCTGCAACTTTAGAAGCAAGTGCAAGAGTCGATGACAATGAAGAATTTGGTACAGAAACGACATATAACGTCGGGGCTGGTTATCAATTTATTCCAGAATTTGGTATGAAAGCTTCATACGGTACAGCTTTTAAAGCTCCAAACCTTTACCAACAGTATGATCCGTCTTACGGAACTCAAGATCTTAAGCCAGAAGAGTCTGATGCGATTGAGGTGGGCTTCTATGGTCTAGTGAAAGACGTATATTGGACATTAACTGGATACGATTACAAGATCACCAATCTAATCGATTACCACCCAACAACATATAAGTACATCAACGTTGATGGTGAGACGCATATTCAAGGTATAGAGCTGACTGCCGAGTTTGATACGGGTATTGTGCAACACCAGTTGAGTGCTGATTATAAAGATGCAGAAGGTGATGATGGTAAACAGCTGCAGCGACGAGCAAAAGAACTGTATAAGTGGAATGCATTGGTGGCATTTGACGTTGTCGATTGGTCTATAAGCTATCAATATGTAGGTAAGCGACCTGATGTTGATTACGGGACATGGCCATATAGTGATGTAACTCTCCCATCTTATTCATTGGTTGACACTGCTGTTAGCTATTATGCTAATGAGAACACTACGATCAGTGCTCGTGTTGATAACTTACTTGATGAAGACTACGAAACGGCTCTAGGGTACCCAGCCGCAGAGCGTGCTTACTACTTGAACGTAGCTTACCAATTCTAA
- a CDS encoding adenine nucleotide alpha hydrolase → MKKKVVISWSSGKDSTLTLERLLESSEYEVVALYTTYVGDEVPFQVTSIDVVAMQAKLVGLPLVTIELPEVFPSNEIYQSTIVSALKGSGLSIDAVAFGDMFCNGIADYRRSYIEPAGWECVFPLMGESSQALASEIIDRGIETFLVTVDSEALDMSYCGKEYTLELIGSLPSHVDPCGEDGEFHTLVTSAPCFKGKLKIELGNVEQGERFVHQRYQACII, encoded by the coding sequence ATGAAAAAGAAAGTCGTCATAAGTTGGTCGTCAGGTAAAGACTCGACATTAACGTTGGAGCGTCTACTTGAAAGCTCCGAATATGAAGTTGTTGCTCTCTATACTACTTACGTTGGTGATGAGGTCCCTTTCCAAGTGACTTCGATTGATGTGGTTGCCATGCAGGCTAAACTGGTAGGTTTACCATTAGTAACGATTGAACTTCCTGAAGTGTTTCCAAGTAACGAGATTTATCAAAGTACCATTGTCTCCGCACTTAAAGGTTCTGGCTTATCAATCGACGCAGTCGCGTTTGGAGATATGTTCTGTAATGGCATTGCCGATTATCGAAGAAGCTATATAGAACCCGCTGGTTGGGAGTGTGTGTTCCCTCTCATGGGAGAGAGCAGTCAGGCACTTGCGAGTGAAATAATAGACAGAGGAATCGAAACCTTTCTCGTCACGGTCGATAGCGAAGCATTAGACATGAGCTATTGCGGGAAGGAATACACACTTGAGCTAATAGGCAGCTTACCGAGTCATGTCGATCCATGTGGCGAAGATGGTGAGTTCCACACCTTAGTGACGTCAGCGCCATGCTTTAAAGGTAAGCTCAAGATAGAGCTAGGAAATGTAGAGCAAGGTGAGCGCTTTGTTCATCAACGTTATCAAGCTTGCATTATATAG
- the murI gene encoding glutamate racemase encodes MVVSNSLQKNILVFDSGVGGLSVYREISQLLPNHNYTYVFDNEAYPYGELDQQVLIRRVQSIVTSFVDSHAIDIVVIACNTASTIVLPTLRSNNLIPIVGVVPAIKPASLLANKAVGLIATPATITREYTHELIKNFSSNKRVELLGSTRLVDMAEEKLRGEAINLQELQQILQPMINTIDVAVLGCTHFPLIKSEIQQVLGKNVLLVDSGKAIAKRVQDLLDLESGSKEWGVREVFCSALPKKESALNSMLKQLGFSSVQLRPFLDV; translated from the coding sequence ATCGTTGTGTCGAATAGTCTACAGAAAAATATATTAGTCTTTGATTCTGGAGTGGGTGGTCTATCTGTATATAGAGAGATAAGTCAGTTACTACCGAATCATAACTATACCTATGTATTCGATAATGAAGCCTACCCATATGGTGAGCTTGACCAGCAAGTGCTCATTCGTCGAGTTCAAAGTATCGTAACCAGTTTTGTGGATAGCCACGCGATTGATATCGTAGTGATAGCCTGTAATACCGCAAGTACGATTGTCTTACCTACACTCCGTTCTAATAACCTTATTCCTATTGTCGGCGTTGTTCCAGCAATTAAGCCTGCATCCTTACTTGCCAATAAAGCGGTGGGTCTTATTGCTACTCCCGCAACGATTACTCGTGAATACACACACGAGCTCATCAAAAACTTCTCAAGTAATAAAAGGGTTGAACTTTTAGGTTCGACTCGGCTGGTGGACATGGCTGAAGAGAAACTCCGAGGAGAAGCGATTAACCTTCAAGAGCTACAGCAAATCCTTCAACCGATGATCAACACAATTGATGTGGCTGTTTTAGGATGTACACATTTCCCATTGATAAAGTCTGAGATTCAACAAGTCTTAGGTAAGAATGTTTTATTGGTTGATTCTGGTAAAGCTATTGCTAAGCGAGTTCAAGATCTATTGGATTTGGAGAGTGGTAGTAAAGAGTGGGGAGTACGTGAAGTTTTTTGTAGTGCACTTCCTAAAAAAGAAAGTGCACTAAATAGCATGTTAAAGCAGTTAGGGTTTAGCTCAGTTCAGCTTCGTCCGTTTCTGGATGTTTAG
- a CDS encoding RNA recognition motif domain-containing protein produces the protein MNSKKSMLLIVALAVLGGIVFSQVDISPAITFILGVLASAFVVNFSSTDSKSDSEPKASTKTLYVGNLPYKANESHVRELFSEYGEVFAVRLMKDKRTGKRRGFGFVVMASNDVNHAISELNDKDYMQRTLKVRVANDPKHPETDEAELS, from the coding sequence ATGAACTCAAAAAAATCGATGTTGTTAATTGTCGCACTAGCTGTTCTAGGTGGCATTGTTTTCTCTCAGGTAGATATATCGCCTGCAATTACCTTTATCCTTGGTGTCTTGGCTTCCGCTTTTGTTGTTAACTTTTCAAGCACCGACTCAAAATCAGATTCAGAACCTAAGGCATCAACAAAAACACTTTATGTAGGTAACCTTCCATACAAAGCGAATGAGTCACACGTACGTGAATTATTCTCAGAGTATGGTGAAGTATTTGCAGTACGCTTAATGAAAGACAAACGTACTGGTAAAAGAAGAGGCTTTGGATTTGTCGTAATGGCTAGCAATGATGTGAATCATGCTATTTCAGAACTTAACGATAAAGATTACATGCAACGAACTTTAAAAGTGCGAGTTGCAAATGATCCTAAACATCCAGAAACGGACGAAGCTGAACTGAGCTAA